A stretch of Girardinichthys multiradiatus isolate DD_20200921_A chromosome 20, DD_fGirMul_XY1, whole genome shotgun sequence DNA encodes these proteins:
- the mars1 gene encoding methionine--tRNA ligase, cytoplasmic isoform X2 — translation MELFVSEGNPHCLKVLAALEVTGVQCGVQFISHEEKVVPFLSRPALPALLLPSGKHLFSSNTICRYLFELNGQESSNQCNQWLEWEATVLQPVLLRALHMAVLQGKGSEVSSVLQGSLNVLDQSLCKANRTYLTGEAVSVADVVLWGALHPVLSDSALTLGDHKSAKAWFDRVAAMRGCQSAAQKVLQGKGLEAMKGYMQKQPAPQSNQGRDTQPCNSKPTESEEGECVVSEKEMEAAVFTWRKDLNACSQETDKQHPIMPQESKRNVLITSALPYVNNVPHLGNIIGCVLSADVFSRYGRLRGWNVLYICGTDEYGTATENKAREEGLTPKQICDKYHAVHSSIYKWFQIGFDFFGRTTTEKQTQISQDIFWRLHKNGFLVEDTVEQLRCENCQRFLADRFVEGTCPHCSYPEARGDQCDKCGRLINAVELREPQCKVCRQTPVIRSSKHLFLDLPKLETQLEQWLERSTSSGDWTANAKQITRSWIRDGLKPRCITRDLQWGTPVPHPDFKDKVFYVWFDAPIGYLSITANYTNEWDKWWKNPHQVELYNFMAKDNVPFHSVVFPCSLLGAQDNYTLVNHLVATEYLNYEDTKFSKSRGVGVFGDMAMDTGIPSDVWRFYLLYVRPEGQDSAFSWADMALKNNSELLNNLGNFINRGGMFVTKFFGGCVPAMELQQEDKKLLAVVGWELQQYIQVMDKVKIRDALKHVLNISRHGNQYIQVNEPWKKIKGGESERQRAGTVTGVSVNIACLLSVMLLPYMPAVSQTIRDQLNAPQSCINTMLQGPGTFVCALRAGHRIGTVSPLFQKLETDQIEALKKRFGGQQNTASTQPAAVPAVAVVAEVKAVVGSDPENAKQLAKAVAEQGDRVRALKSQKAEKDLITAEVSKLLDLKKQLALAEGKNPEPAPQKGKKK, via the exons ATGGAGCTGTTTGTAAGTGAAGGTAACCCGCATTGTCTGAAGGTGTTGGCTGCACTAGAAGTGACAGGAGTTCAGTGCGGCGTTCAGTTCATCAGCCACGAAG AGAAAGTGGTGCCTTTCCTCAGCCGTCCTGCTTTGCCTGCCCTTCTCCTGCCCAGTGGGAAGCACCTTTTCAGCTCCAACACTATTTGCAG ATACTTGTTTGAGTTAAATGGACAAGAATCCAGTAATCAGTGCAACCAGTGGCTTGAGTGGGAAGCCACAGTTCTTCAG CCTGTACTGCTACGCGCTCTTCACATGGCGGTGCTTCAGGGAAAAGGTTCAGAGGTGTCCAGCGTCCTTCAGGGTTCCCTAAATGTCTTGGACCAAAGCTTGTGCAAGGCCAACAGGACATATTTAACTGGG GAAGCTGTTTCAGTTGCTGATGTTGTTTTATGGGGTGCACTACACCCTGTTTTATCTGACTCAGCTCTAACATTGg GTGATCATAAGTCTGCGAAGGCTTGGTTTGACCGTGTCGCTGCCATGCGTGGCTGTCAGTCTGCTGCTCAGAAAGTGCTGCAGGGAAAAGGCCTGGAGGCCATGAAGGGCTACATGCAGAAGCAGCCTGCACCTCAGAGCAACCAGGGCAGAGACACACAGCCATGCAACAGCAAACCTACTGAG AGTGAAGAAGGTGAGTGTGTTGTTTCGGAGAAGGAGATGGAAGCAGCGGTTTTCACCTGGAGGAAGGATTTAAATGCCTGCTCCCAGGAAACAGATAAACAACATCCAAT TATGCCACAAGAGAGCAAGCGGAACGTCCTCATCACCAGTGCCTTGCCATATGTCAACAACGTTCCCCACCTGGGTAACATCATTGGCTGTGTCCTCAGTGCAGATGTCTTCTCCAG ATACGGCCGCCTGCGAGGGTGGAATGTGTTGTACATCTGTGGCACGGATGAGTACGGCACAGCTACCGAGAACAAGGCAAGAGAGGAGGGCCTGACGCCCAAGCAGATATGTGACAAGTACCATGCTGTTCACTCCAGCATCTACAAATGGTTCCAGATTGGCTTTGACTTCTTTGGGAGAACCACCACAGAGAAGCAGACACA GATTTCTCAGGATATTTTCTGGCGACTCCACAAGAACGGATTCCTTGTCGAAGACACGGTGGAGCAGCTTCGCTGTGAAAACTGTCAGCGCTTCCTGGCTGACCGTTTCGTAGAAGGCACATGTCCCCACTGCAGCTATCCAGAAGCTCGAGGTGATCAGTGTGACAAATGTGGGCGTCTCATTAACGCCGTGGAGCTCAGG GAACCTCAGTGTAAAGTCTGCAGGCAGACTCCAGTAATCCGCTCCTCCAAACATCTCTTCTTGGACCTGCCAAAG CTGGAAACTCAGTTGGAGCAGTGGCTGGAGAGATCAACCAGCTCAGGAGACTGGACAGCAAACGCCAAACAGATCACTCGCTCCTGGATAAGAGATGGACTGAAGCCTCGCTGCATCACCAGGGACCTGCAGTGGGGAACGCCAGTACCTCACCCAGACTTTAAAGACAAG GTGTTCTATGTGTGGTTTGACGCACCCATTGGTTATCTGTCCATTACTGCCAACTACACCAACGAATGGGATAAGTGGTGGAAAAATCCTCATCAG GTGGAGCTGTACAACTTCATGGCAAAGGACAACGTGCCATTCCACAGTGTGGTGTTTCCCTGCTCCCTACTGGGAGCCCAGGACAACTACACTCTGGTCAACCATCTAGTGGCCACTG AATATCTGAATTACGAGGACACAAAGTTCTCCAAGAGCCGTGGTGTTGGTGTGTTTGGTGACATGGCGATGGACACTGGCATCCCCTCAGACGTATGGCGGTTCTACCTCCTGTACGTGCGTCCAGAAGGACAGGATTCAGCTTTTTCCTGGGCTGACATGGCTCTAAAGAACAACTCTGAGCTGCTCAACAATCTGGGAAACTTCATCAACAG AGGTGGTATGTTTGTGACCAAGTTCTTTGGAGGATGTGTGCCTGCGATGGAGCTACAGCAGGAAGATAAGAAGCTCCTGGCTGTGGTGGGCTGGGAGCTGCAGCAATACATCCAAGTTATGGACAAAGTCAA AATCCGTGATGCCCTGAAACACGTCCTGAACATTTCTCGCCATGGTAACCAATACATTCAAGTCAATGAGCCCTGGAAGAAAATAAAGGGGGGAGAGTCAGAAAG GCAGCGTGCTGGGACCGTGACGGGTGTTTCTGTGAATATCGCCTGCTTGCTGTCGGTGATGCTCCTGCCTTACATGCCAGCGGTCAGCCAGACAATCAGGGATCAGCTCAATGCTCCTCAATCTTGCATCAATACCATGTTGCAAGGCCCCGGCACCTTTGTGTGCGCCCTGAGAGCGGGCCACCGCATTGGCACC GTCAGTCCATTATTCCAGAAACTGGAGACGGATCAGATCGAAGCTTTGAAGAAGAGGTTTGGTGGACAGCAG AATACTGCCAGCACTCAGCCTGCTGCTGTTCCCGCTGTTGCCGTTGTTGCCGAAGTGAAGGCGGTGGTCGGATCGGACCCGGAGAACGCCAAGCAGCTTGCGAAAGCTGTAGCTGAACAG
- the mars1 gene encoding methionine--tRNA ligase, cytoplasmic isoform X1 gives MELFVSEGNPHCLKVLAALEVTGVQCGVQFISHEEKVVPFLSRPALPALLLPSGKHLFSSNTICRYLFELNGQESSNQCNQWLEWEATVLQPVLLRALHMAVLQGKGSEVSSVLQGSLNVLDQSLCKANRTYLTGEAVSVADVVLWGALHPVLSDSALTLGDHKSAKAWFDRVAAMRGCQSAAQKVLQGKGLEAMKGYMQKQPAPQSNQGRDTQPCNSKPTESEEGECVVSEKEMEAAVFTWRKDLNACSQETDKQHPIMPQESKRNVLITSALPYVNNVPHLGNIIGCVLSADVFSRYGRLRGWNVLYICGTDEYGTATENKAREEGLTPKQICDKYHAVHSSIYKWFQIGFDFFGRTTTEKQTQISQDIFWRLHKNGFLVEDTVEQLRCENCQRFLADRFVEGTCPHCSYPEARGDQCDKCGRLINAVELREPQCKVCRQTPVIRSSKHLFLDLPKLETQLEQWLERSTSSGDWTANAKQITRSWIRDGLKPRCITRDLQWGTPVPHPDFKDKVFYVWFDAPIGYLSITANYTNEWDKWWKNPHQVELYNFMAKDNVPFHSVVFPCSLLGAQDNYTLVNHLVATEYLNYEDTKFSKSRGVGVFGDMAMDTGIPSDVWRFYLLYVRPEGQDSAFSWADMALKNNSELLNNLGNFINRGGMFVTKFFGGCVPAMELQQEDKKLLAVVGWELQQYIQVMDKVKIRDALKHVLNISRHGNQYIQVNEPWKKIKGGESERQRAGTVTGVSVNIACLLSVMLLPYMPAVSQTIRDQLNAPQSCINTMLQGPGTFVCALRAGHRIGTVSPLFQKLETDQIEALKKRFGGQQPEDEPSNKKNTASTQPAAVPAVAVVAEVKAVVGSDPENAKQLAKAVAEQGDRVRALKSQKAEKDLITAEVSKLLDLKKQLALAEGKNPEPAPQKGKKK, from the exons ATGGAGCTGTTTGTAAGTGAAGGTAACCCGCATTGTCTGAAGGTGTTGGCTGCACTAGAAGTGACAGGAGTTCAGTGCGGCGTTCAGTTCATCAGCCACGAAG AGAAAGTGGTGCCTTTCCTCAGCCGTCCTGCTTTGCCTGCCCTTCTCCTGCCCAGTGGGAAGCACCTTTTCAGCTCCAACACTATTTGCAG ATACTTGTTTGAGTTAAATGGACAAGAATCCAGTAATCAGTGCAACCAGTGGCTTGAGTGGGAAGCCACAGTTCTTCAG CCTGTACTGCTACGCGCTCTTCACATGGCGGTGCTTCAGGGAAAAGGTTCAGAGGTGTCCAGCGTCCTTCAGGGTTCCCTAAATGTCTTGGACCAAAGCTTGTGCAAGGCCAACAGGACATATTTAACTGGG GAAGCTGTTTCAGTTGCTGATGTTGTTTTATGGGGTGCACTACACCCTGTTTTATCTGACTCAGCTCTAACATTGg GTGATCATAAGTCTGCGAAGGCTTGGTTTGACCGTGTCGCTGCCATGCGTGGCTGTCAGTCTGCTGCTCAGAAAGTGCTGCAGGGAAAAGGCCTGGAGGCCATGAAGGGCTACATGCAGAAGCAGCCTGCACCTCAGAGCAACCAGGGCAGAGACACACAGCCATGCAACAGCAAACCTACTGAG AGTGAAGAAGGTGAGTGTGTTGTTTCGGAGAAGGAGATGGAAGCAGCGGTTTTCACCTGGAGGAAGGATTTAAATGCCTGCTCCCAGGAAACAGATAAACAACATCCAAT TATGCCACAAGAGAGCAAGCGGAACGTCCTCATCACCAGTGCCTTGCCATATGTCAACAACGTTCCCCACCTGGGTAACATCATTGGCTGTGTCCTCAGTGCAGATGTCTTCTCCAG ATACGGCCGCCTGCGAGGGTGGAATGTGTTGTACATCTGTGGCACGGATGAGTACGGCACAGCTACCGAGAACAAGGCAAGAGAGGAGGGCCTGACGCCCAAGCAGATATGTGACAAGTACCATGCTGTTCACTCCAGCATCTACAAATGGTTCCAGATTGGCTTTGACTTCTTTGGGAGAACCACCACAGAGAAGCAGACACA GATTTCTCAGGATATTTTCTGGCGACTCCACAAGAACGGATTCCTTGTCGAAGACACGGTGGAGCAGCTTCGCTGTGAAAACTGTCAGCGCTTCCTGGCTGACCGTTTCGTAGAAGGCACATGTCCCCACTGCAGCTATCCAGAAGCTCGAGGTGATCAGTGTGACAAATGTGGGCGTCTCATTAACGCCGTGGAGCTCAGG GAACCTCAGTGTAAAGTCTGCAGGCAGACTCCAGTAATCCGCTCCTCCAAACATCTCTTCTTGGACCTGCCAAAG CTGGAAACTCAGTTGGAGCAGTGGCTGGAGAGATCAACCAGCTCAGGAGACTGGACAGCAAACGCCAAACAGATCACTCGCTCCTGGATAAGAGATGGACTGAAGCCTCGCTGCATCACCAGGGACCTGCAGTGGGGAACGCCAGTACCTCACCCAGACTTTAAAGACAAG GTGTTCTATGTGTGGTTTGACGCACCCATTGGTTATCTGTCCATTACTGCCAACTACACCAACGAATGGGATAAGTGGTGGAAAAATCCTCATCAG GTGGAGCTGTACAACTTCATGGCAAAGGACAACGTGCCATTCCACAGTGTGGTGTTTCCCTGCTCCCTACTGGGAGCCCAGGACAACTACACTCTGGTCAACCATCTAGTGGCCACTG AATATCTGAATTACGAGGACACAAAGTTCTCCAAGAGCCGTGGTGTTGGTGTGTTTGGTGACATGGCGATGGACACTGGCATCCCCTCAGACGTATGGCGGTTCTACCTCCTGTACGTGCGTCCAGAAGGACAGGATTCAGCTTTTTCCTGGGCTGACATGGCTCTAAAGAACAACTCTGAGCTGCTCAACAATCTGGGAAACTTCATCAACAG AGGTGGTATGTTTGTGACCAAGTTCTTTGGAGGATGTGTGCCTGCGATGGAGCTACAGCAGGAAGATAAGAAGCTCCTGGCTGTGGTGGGCTGGGAGCTGCAGCAATACATCCAAGTTATGGACAAAGTCAA AATCCGTGATGCCCTGAAACACGTCCTGAACATTTCTCGCCATGGTAACCAATACATTCAAGTCAATGAGCCCTGGAAGAAAATAAAGGGGGGAGAGTCAGAAAG GCAGCGTGCTGGGACCGTGACGGGTGTTTCTGTGAATATCGCCTGCTTGCTGTCGGTGATGCTCCTGCCTTACATGCCAGCGGTCAGCCAGACAATCAGGGATCAGCTCAATGCTCCTCAATCTTGCATCAATACCATGTTGCAAGGCCCCGGCACCTTTGTGTGCGCCCTGAGAGCGGGCCACCGCATTGGCACC GTCAGTCCATTATTCCAGAAACTGGAGACGGATCAGATCGAAGCTTTGAAGAAGAGGTTTGGTGGACAGCAG CCTGAAGACGAACCATCTAATAAGAAG AATACTGCCAGCACTCAGCCTGCTGCTGTTCCCGCTGTTGCCGTTGTTGCCGAAGTGAAGGCGGTGGTCGGATCGGACCCGGAGAACGCCAAGCAGCTTGCGAAAGCTGTAGCTGAACAG